The sequence cagatgtctggttttctttaattaacagtgatcatttgggacttccctcgtggtccagtgtgtaagactccacgctcccagtgcagggggcccgggtttgatccctggtcagggaaccagatcccgcatgcatgccgcaactaagtgttcgcatgccgcaacttaagagtctgtatgccacaactaaagtcACAACCATGAAGGTCAGTCTcaggccacaactaaagatcccatgtgccgcgtgccgcaactaagacccggcagagccaaaataaataataaataaataaaaaaatttaaaaagacaacatcatctgatgttccaactacctgtttttgttgttgttgttgatttgtttgtttttccaaaatcTCCTGTGTATCCTGgctccttccttacctctttggagcagttcctcccAACTATCTGacaggctgcctcctgggctgaAGTCCTCAGCGAATCCACcacataaaacataattctcaacttttaagtCGTGCATTGTTTTTTCAGTCCACAGTGGGGCTCAGAAACCTGTGTCCCATCCAGCTCCCAGGTGACTCTCAGGCACGCTAAATTTGAGGGGCTGTAGCCACAGAAACATAGAGGGAGGAGGCCGGAGAAAGCAGGACTGCGCCCCAACTCCTCTATCTCTGAGTGGTGTATAGGCGGCATACTCTCTTTCGTAACCATTGCCAAGGTCTCCGTGAGGGGCTGGTAATGTAGTTCGGTGGGACTAACTTTTTCAAAGACGCTTCCCCTCCTATGTAAGAGGCTGCACTCTCTCCCCAGGCAGCCTAGCGAGCGGATCTCGAGCAGCCTCAATTTCCTAAAGCTGGAAAGCGCGACGCAGGCGCAGTGACTCCCCCGCCAGGCCCCGCTCCACCGCGAGCAAGCGCGCTCCCAGGCTGCctgccgcccctcccccctccccctgcgcCGCCTCGCCCCGCCTCGCGCACGCGCAACGGCGTTTTTCCCGTGACCCTCCGCGGCGCAGGCAATTTGTAGCTAATGGCGGGTTCTTGGTCTCAGGCTTGTTGCAAAACATGCTCCTCTACTAGCTGTGCGTGTGGCGACAAGGGCAAGTGGGGCAACTCCTCGCTCTTAGGCAAGCGGCTCTCAGAAGACTCGAGCCGCCACCAGCTGCTGCAGAAGTGGGCGAGCATGTGGAGCTGCGTGAGCGGGGACGCGTCGGTGGCCAGCACAGAAAGGACGCGGCGCGAGGAGACTGCGGAGCCGGCGGAGGAGGAGGACAGGCCGCTGGTGTTTCTGTGCTCTGGTTGCCGGCGGCCGCTGGGCGACTCGCTGAGCTGGGTGACGAGCCAGGAAGACACCAACTGCATCCTGCTGCGCTGTCAGTTCGGGCGGGGGGCTTAGGACTTAGGACCGCCTTCTTGCCGGGTGTGCCGCACCTGGGCGGCCCCGGAGGAGGCGGAGGTGTTTCGGGGCCTCCCAGggtctttatttatatttatttgtttattttttaataaatttatttatttttggccgcgttgggtttttcgttgctgcacgtgggctttctctagttggggcgagcgggggctactcgttgttgcggtgcgcgggcttctcattgcaggggcttctcgttgcggagcacgggctctaggcgcgcggtcttcagtagttgtggcatatgggttcagtagttgtggctcgcgggttccagagtgcaggctcagtagtgtggcacacaggcttagttgctccgcggcacgtgggatcttcccggacaagggctcgaacccgagtcccctgcattggcaggcagattcttaaccgctgcgccaccacggaagacCCTCCCAGGgtctttaaaagcagaaaaatctGAGACGGTGAGCTGTCCCAgaaaaaggggaggaggagagtcaTCCCTGCACCTTGGACTCACGAGTGACAGGTTCTTTTCTGAGGTTCCCCCATCCCGGAAGAGCAGTGGATGAATCAGTGTCGTCGTGAGaattacttagaaaaaaatgaccAACTAGGTTGTAAGCATTTAGGGTGTAGATATTCTGTGTTACGCCTCATAGAAATTAGCGGGCTGTTAATCGGTAAATAGTATTGTTAATGGTTTAGGACATTAAGCTTTTCAGCTGCGTGCTTCCTTCGGGGGATGTCAGGGTTGATTTCTCAAGTCTTCATAGTTGTATCAGCGGACACCTTTACCGTCTGAAGTGTTAACAACCGTAGAGTTGACAGAACATAATGgtatcaaaaaaattaaaggagactTGCAATAAAA is a genomic window of Delphinus delphis chromosome 4, mDelDel1.2, whole genome shotgun sequence containing:
- the MIS18A gene encoding protein Mis18-alpha isoform X2, translating into MAGSWSQACCKTCSSTSCACGDKGKWGNSSLLGKRLSEDSSRHQLLQKWASMWSCVSGDASVASTERTRREETAEPAEEEDRPLVFLCSGCRRPLGDSLSWVTSQEDTNCILLRCVSCNVSVDKEQILSKRKNENGCILETLYCAGCSLNLGYVYRCTPKNLDYKRDLFCLSVEAIERILIAFCNFASHVIFQKFNQFNLGFPREDCSYLTKEGTY